Genomic DNA from Haloplanus aerogenes:
GGCGGCGGCGGCCGCCTCGCTCAACCCAGTCAGGTTGTGCTGGTCCCACATGTTGATCTGGTAGTGGGCATCGGTGACGCCCTCGTGTTCGAACTCGACGTTGGCGAAGGCGTCCCCCTCGTTTTCGAGGTGTCGGTGGAGGCGGCGGACGCCGTCGATCAGATCAGCGGGTGCCGCTGGCCCACCTCCCGTGTCGGGCTGGGCGGCGTCACCAGCCTCGTCCCGACGAGGGTCGTCGAGATACTCGTCGAGGATGTCACGAGCGTCCGCGTCCAGCAACAGCGACGCTAACTGGTCACCCGCGATCAACTTCACGTTCAGACTCGCTGCGACTTCGCGCGCCCGTTCCGTGAAGTCACTCGTCGTGACGACCACCACCGTATCCACGTTTCCAAACTGCTGTTTTAGGCTGCTATACTGCTGGATGTCCGGACTTCCGACGTTGTTCCCACGGGCGTATCGTTTCGCCTGTATGAGCTGTTTTCGTGGGAACGGGTCGTCTTTCTCCGCGACGACATCGACGCCACCGTCGTTCGACCCCGTGGTGATCGTCGTCTCCCATCCGCGCAGGCGCCACAGATCCGCGACCACGCGTTCGAAGTCGTATGCGTCGATGTCATGCAGGTCGTCGAGAACGTCGTCCGGAGTCGGGCCCATGGAGTGGCGGATGGTTCGGGGACAGTCCCTAAACGGTACGGATTCCGCGCCGGGGAGATATCGACGCCGACGCGGCTCGCTCACCCGATAGTCGTGAGCGGGGCTACTCGTCGCTCGGCGACGGCTCAAAAGAGGCGTGTGTTCGAATTACTCCTCGACGGCGACGTCTTCTTCGTCCACGTCGACGGCGGCTTCTTCCTCGGCGGCGACCTCTTCGGGTCGCGCTTCGAGGGTGAGCTTCTGGATCTCGACCCGGCGAAGCGGGTAGACCGTCTTGGCGTCGCCGTAGATGGCCGAGGAGAGTCGGCCCTCGACGGCGCTCTCGACGAAGGACTGGAAGTCGCGTTCGGCGGCGGCGTCCTCGATGATGTCGATCATGATCCGACGGATGGCCTGCTCCTGACTGCGGTCGGCCTTCTTCGTCGTGAACGCGACGGGCTGGACGCGGACGCGGTAGTCGTCCGTCGTCAGCACCGTGATCGTCGCGTCGATCTTCGAGGCGCCGCGGCGCACGAGGCTCCGCAGGTAGTCCCGCGTGAGTTCGTGCTTCACGAACTCCGTGTAGGCGGCGTCCGAGCCCACGTCCGTGATCTTGAACGTGAGTTTGGTGTTGTTCGCCCCGGCGTCGTCAGTGAGTTCGCCGAGGGTCGTTTCGATCGTTCGTCCGATGACTTTCTCCGGTTCGTCGGCAACCGTCTGGCCGAGTTCCGCCCGGTCGTACTGCTCCGGGGCGAAGATGGTGTACCAGCGCTTGCCGCGTTTCTGCTTGGATACTGAACGTTCACTCATGGTTGTCGTGTTCGCGTGCTGTTCGTGCAACGGTCTCCGCGACCGTCAGGTTCACCACGTAGTCGTCCACGGTCGACTGCAGTCCGCCCGCAGTCTCGCGTTCGATGGTCGTGCGGACGACGTCGTCCGACACGTCCGTCGACATCGACGGCGTGTTGTCCGGCCGGAGTGCGGCCGCAATCGTCGCCGCGTGGTCGTGTGTCGTCTCGACGCGAGCGCGCTTCATAGCGCCTCCCTGAACGCCGTGACGAACCTCGATACCTCCACTGTACCGCTGAACCGCGCCGTCGCTCGCCGGCTCTCGCCAGCACTCGATCCCTCGGCGTCGACCGTCCGTACCGCCTCGGCCAACGCCGTCCCGAGCCGCGCGTCGTCGACACTCGCGGCGGCCGCGGCCGCGGATTCGCCCACGATCAACACGACCGGTTCCGGCGACCGGAAATCCCGACAGAGTCGAGCGATCGTGCCGAGTCGACCGGGGTCGCGCTCGTCGACCCGGGCGACGAAGACGCCGTCGTACCGGCCCGTCGCCGCCTCGGCCAGCGCGCCGTGCACGGCGCTGGCGTGGGCCCGCCACGCGTCGAGGGCCGCCGTTCGCAACCCGTCGTCGCGAATGGCGAGAGCGACGCCCGTCCCCGGTCGCTCGCGCGCGACCGCGTCGAGTGCGTCGCCGAAGCCCTCTATCGTTGCGAACGCCGCCTCTGGCGTCGCGTGCGGGCGCAGTGCCCGCTCGACCGCCTCGGCAGCCCGCGCCGACGACGCCGTCGCCTCGATGGCCAGCCACGACGCGAGCCGTCGGTACTCGTCGTCGGTCGGCTCCGCCGACAGGTCGAACTCCGACAGCGCCGCCCGCGCCGCCTCGGGATCGCCCGAGACGGGCGCCGAAACGAGCATCGAGTGGGCGAGGCCGTCCGCGAGATCCGTCGTCGGCACCGCCACGCCGGGGCGGCGGTCGACGGTCGTCCGCTCGCGGGCCGCGTCCAACAGCGTCGCCGCGTCACCCGCATCGAGCGGTCGATTTGCGGTCGCGACGCCGGCGAGCGCGAGCAACGGGTCCGGGTCGACGCCGAGTTCGCGCGCCACCGCGGCGGCCGTGAGGCTCGCCGGATCGGGGCCCGTGAGGGCGAGATCGCCACCCGTCGTTCCGACACCGACGACGAGGTCGTCCTCGTCACCCGGTACCGGGTCGGGCACCGCGTCGACGCGCACCTGGAAGGGGATCGCAGAGTCCCTGCACGCCCGCACGAGGACGCCGCTCGCGGCCAGCGAATCGCCGTCGGCGGCCGCGACGACCCGAACGAACGGGGCCGTGCTGACCGCGTCGGCAATCTCGCCGGCGTCGGCGTCCTCGGCAGTGGCGGGCGCGGTGGACATTTACTCTTCGAGGAGTTCGACGGCGACGTCGTAGCTGTAGGTGAAGTCCTCGTCGAGCGCGTCACCGCGGTAGTAGCTGACCAGGCGGCGGATCTTCGACTCCGTGTTCTGGAGCGCGCGCTTGTTCTGGTGGTCCTGCGGGTTCGCCTCCATGTGCTCGCGCAGGCGGATCGCCCGCACCATCAGGTTGCGTAGATCCGCCGGCAGGTCGCCGTCGGCGTCGTGCTCCTCGAGGATCTCGGTGAGCTTCTTCCCCGTCGCCAGCTTCACGTCGGGGATCGGCGTGCCCTTCACGCCCTCGTCGCGCAGTTTCATCCCGATGACGCTCGGGTCGTGACCCTGCTCGGCGAGTTCGACGACGCGCTCTTCGATGGCTTCCTCGTCTACGTCGCTCCACTCCGGGGGTTCGTCTGCCACCGGCTTGTCCGAACCGGACGAGCCACGGCGGCGGGTGTGCATTCGTGCCATAGATTGATTGGAACCGCACAGACCGCAGAAGCGTATCGTGTACCGACGCCTGCCGGTACACGCACTCCCGCAATCCCAAGCCCAGACGGGCGAGTCAGATTTGCGGTCGCGCCGTTCCCGGCAGTCCGTTCGTGAATCCAACACTAAACCGTTTCGAAGCCCCAATGTGCCACGCCATCGCGTACCTGACGGCCGAGTCGAAGCCCTTATTATTCGGACCGCGGTACGAATCGATGCGACGAGGGCTCGTAGATCAGGGGTAGATCACTCCCTTGGCATGGGAGAGGCCCCGGGTTCAAATCCCGGCGAGTCCACTCGACTCACTTCGTTCGTCTCGTTCCCTCGCCGACGTCCCGTTCGCTTCGCTCACGGGACCCCCGGCGAGTCCACTTTTCTGACGACGGCGTAGACGGGGAGACAAATCTCCCTCATTACATCCTAAATAGTCCAATTTCTCTGGATTCGACTACTGCGGAGTGCCGAAAGGGAGCCGAATTGGCTCAGGACGCCAAGCGCGGGTCGGCGCAGTCGAGCGGCGACCGCAGGGATCGAGAGAGAATCGACGAAGGCGACCACCGTTCGGATCGAACCGGGACGTGCAGTGATACGGGCCGACCAGTCGAGTACGTGCCCGGCCCGCACACTTATACAGATCATCCGAGTCGCTCACGGTATGTCAGGTGGTGTGAGCGACGACGCGTCGAAGAACGGGGCGGAACACGTCTACGACGCCCTCGTCGACGCCGGCGTCGATCTCCTCGTCGGGCTTCCAGGGACGCAGACGCTCCCTCTGGATCGGATCGTGACCCAGCGTGACGAGATCGACTACGTGATGGCCCGCCACGAGACGGCGATCCCGCACATCGCGTGGGGGCATTACGAATCCGGCGGAGGGATGGCGGCCACACTGACCGTCCCCGGGCCGGGGGATACGAACGCGATGCACGGGCTAAAGAACGCGTTCGAAGACTGCGTCCCGATGGTCCACATCTCGGCGGATGTCGATCCGGACGACAGGGGACGTGGTCCGATTCACGAAATTGCGGCCGACACCTTCGACAACGTCGTCAAATCGAACCAGAACGTCGGGGCGAAGGATCGGCTCGACGAGCAAGTCAGCCGTGGAATCGCTATCGCCAGGACGCCACCGACCGGGCCGGTTCGGCTCGGTATCCCGAGTTCGTTCCTCGATTCGCCCGTTCGGCCGCAGGATGTACGCGTCGACCCCGAACGGCAGTCGTACGACATCGACGACGAAGTCGAGGAGACGGTCGAACTACTGACGACTGCGGAGCGGCCAGTCGTTTACGTCGGTGGTGGGGCGCGTCGATCGGACGGCGGCCCGGATGTCGCATCGGTGCTCGCAGCGGCGCTCGACGCACCCGTCGTCGCATCGTACAAGGGGAAGGGAGTCGTCCCGGAGGACAACGAGCGGTTCGTCGGCGTGACTGGCAGTCACCTTCCAGCCGGTGCCGAGCGAATACTGTCCCGTTCTGATGTCGTCCTCGCCCTCGGAACCGACTTCGACGGGGTGACGACGGACGACTGGTCGCTCCCGATGGGCGACCGACTCGTCCACGTGAACGTAGATCCGGCCGACATCGGCGATCCGTACCCCCCGACGATCCCGATCGTGGGTGACGTGGGGGACGTCGGGAAGCGGTTGCTCGCAGGCATTCGTGCCCGTGACCAGCCGCGCACGCGGTGGGACGGGGCCGCACTCGGTCGTCGCGTCCGCGAGGAGTATCACGAGCATCTCGCGGACCTCGGCGTCCTCGCTGCCGACGCAGAGCCGGCGTACACACCCGCAGTGCTCAGGACCATCCGGGAGCGTCTCCCGCGTGAGACGGTCGTGGTGACGGGTGTGGGAGGGTTCCGCCTGTGGACAAAGCAGGTTTTCGAGGCGTATACCCCGGAAACCTACGTGACAGCCGGATCGTGGGCCGGAATGGGTGTCGGTCTCCCCGCAGCACTCGGCGCAAAACTGGCGAACCCCGACACGCCGGTCGTCTCGCTTATCGGGGACGGCGGGCTACTGATGTGTCTCCAAGAACTCCACACGGCCGTCGAGTACGACCTCGACGTGATCGCCGTGGTCTTCGACAACGCCGACTACGGGATCATCAGCAAGTCGGCGGAGTTCTCACAGCCGGGCGACCGATCACCGTTTCGGTGGGACTCGCCGGACTTCGTGACGCTCGCGGAGGGATTCGGAGCACGCGGGACTGCCGTCTCGACTGCGACCGAGGCGGGTGACGCCCTCGAAGCCGCGCTGGAACGAACGGCGGGACCGGAACTCATCGACGTGCAGATCACCCGCTCCGAGCCTTCGGTCGTCGAAGCGGCAGACTACGAATCGACGATCGCTCTCGAGTGACCACCGACGCGACTCAAACACAGGTACCACGGGCCGGCGCTTTGTCGGCCGAGATCGGCTCTACCATTGGTTCGTTCCCGTAGAACGACCGACGAACTGCGTGGCGAGTGGATAGGTGGTAGCCTGGAGTGATAGTCCCCGATTCCTCGCTTGCGACGAAGAAGGCGTCGGCGAGCCAGAGACACCGGCTATCGCCGGATAGCGCGAGAGCGTTCAGAATCCCGTCGGCGACGCATCCACTACCGACGTCTCACGGCGTCTCGATGTAGGCGAAGTCGTCTCGGGCCTGCAGTTTGGTGAGTTCGCCGACGCCGGCCGGCACCGTCTCGACGCCGTCGATGAGGGCTGATTCCTCGATGTCGCGTGCCGCCAGCGAGTTCTCACACGCACGGAAGGAGACGCCACGGTTGAGGAGTTCGGTGACGCGGTCGGGGTGATTCGATTCCGAGGCGACGAGGAGTTCGACCCCCTGCCCGTTGGCGACCACGACGACGTTCTCGACGGCCGTCGAGGAGTCGTCCAACAGGTTCGCGACGTTGGCGAGGGCGTGTTGCTGATAGTCGGGACCTCTGGCGAAGTGAAAGACGGTGCTCATGGATTGGGATGTCGGTGTGTCGGTGTCGGTCGATTCGTCGGGTTCGGTGGGCGAGCTGGACGTTCCGCTGTCGCCCGGTGCGGTGGAACACCCCGCAAGGGTGAGGGTGGAGGCGCCAGCCGCCAGCCCGAGAAACCGGCGTCGATCGTGTTCGGTACCCATCGCATCGACCGTCTCGCTCGGTTGACGTTATTACAGGGTGGTTAAATCGGGGGCACATCGGATGACCAGCGGTGGCGTCGGCCGGACGTTCTGGTCGACAGGCGAACGTTCCCACTGGCATCGAGAGAACGAGAAGTGCAGGGCGCTTCGCGGTAACTCACCCCGGCAACGCCACGTTGATCCCCGCCACCACCAGCCCCGCCACCCCCATTCGCGCCGCCGCGACGTACCACCGCTGCCCCGAAATCGACCCCATGTAGGCCCCGAACGCCCCAAGCACGCCCACGCCGAGACCGACGGCAACGACGCCCGCCTCCGTCATCGTGAACACCGACCCCTCGAACAGGAACGGCGTCAGGGGAATCAGAATCCCGATGAGTGGCCCGAGACCGCTCATGATGGCGTGGAGGAATCGGGCGCCGTGTTGCTCACGCTGGATGCGCGTGTCGTCGAGGTCGGTGAGCATCGCCCGCTCCAGTTGCAGAATCTGGGCTCTGGTCTCGGCGCGTTCGATCTCCCAGACACTCCAGACGGCGGAGGTGCCGAGACCGACGGCCGCCCCCAGTCCGATCTTGATGACGGTTGCTCCATCCGGGATGCCGGAGAGGACAGCGCCGACGACGATGCCGATGGCCGTGAGCGTGCCGTCGAAGCCGTTGGAGACGAAGTAGCGCCGCGAAATCGAAACGACATCCTCGTTCGCGAGCAGTCGGCGGAGGAGCCGCTGGATCGAGACCACGGCTTCAGCGGTCTCGGCTGGGTGGCCGATCACCGACGACGTATTCACCACACGCGACCAGATCGACGGAGTGGATGGTGCCGCCGAGCTGTTCGATGGTCTCCTCGATGGACGCCACGTCGAGGGCGGCTCCGTCCAACGTCACCTCGACGTTCTGCACCTCTCGGTCGTGTTCGATGAGTGAGACGGTAACTCCCTCGACACCGTCGGTCTCGGCGACGCGATCCGCGAAATCCACGAGTGGCGGGTCGTGCGGTTTGAGCACGTCGAGGACGAGTCGTCGAACGGTTGCCATGCGTCGAAGTGGGGGCGGCCCCTCCTAAAAACATCTCCCTGTCTTCACATGTAGGGAGGGGCAACCATCCTTTACCAGCCTTCGGACCGACGTGACACGTGATGCTCGTCGACGCCGTGCTCTTTCTGGGGGGATTGGCGGCGCTCGTGGTGGGTGCCGACCGAGCCGTGACCGGCGCCGGTGATCTCGCGCTCTACTACGGCGTCTCGCCCTTCTTTATCGGTGTGACCCTCATCTCGGTCGGTACGTCGGTGCCGGAGATGGTCACGTCCGTCTACGCCGCCTACTACGGCGCGGGTGATCTCGTCGTCGGCAACATCGTCGGCTCCGAGACGGCACAGATCACGCTCGCCGTCGCCATCATCGCGTTGATCGCCCCGTTCGTCACCGAGCGACGCAACGTCCTCGTCTACGGGTCTGCCATGTTGCTGGCGATGATCATCATGCTCCTGACGCTCGACGACGGCATCATCGTCCGATCCGAGGGCTTTCTCATGATGCTGGCGTACGTCCAGTTCATCTACACCCTCTACACGAACGAGGGTGGCGAGGAAATCGCGGAGGAGGTGATCGAGGAGCCAGCGGAACCGGAACACGCCCTTCCCTGGATTCTCGGCGGGCTGGCGCTGGTCGTCGTCGGCGGGCAGGTCATGGTCACGAACGGCGTCGACCTCGCGCGGGTGGTCGGCATTCCCGAATATTTGATCGGCCTGCTCACCGGCCTCGGGACGACGGCACCGGAAATCGTCGTCGCCGGTATCGCCGCCCACGAGGGTCGAGGTGGCATCTCGGTCGGGTCGATCCTCGGGAGCAACATCACCGACCCCGTCTTCTCGCTGGGGGTGGGCGCCCTCTTTTTCGACGTGCGTGTCGAGAACGTGGCCGCGCTCTGGCCCTCGCTCACGTATATGTTCGTCGCGTCCGTGATCGTGCTGTCGCTGTTCTACTGGCGGGAGGGGATCGACCGCCGGATGGCCATCGTCTGCCTGTTGCTGTATCTCCCGACGTTCGTGGTGGTGTAAGCCTACGCGCCCGCCTCGACGACGATCACGTCCCGGTCGGTCCGCTCCCGAACCGTTCTCCCGACGCCCGAGAAATGTTCCGCGTGGTCGCCGCGGTCACCGACGACGATGGTGTCGGCGTCGACTTCCTCGGCGTAGTCGAGGATGACCTCGTGGGGAATCCCGTGGCGCGTGTCCCCCTCGACGGTCACGGGGCGGTCCGCCGCCATTGCGACTACGTCCGCGACACACAGCTCGGCGTGGTCCTCCGCGTAGATGGTCGCGAGTTCCGCCGAACTGAGCGCTGGGTCACCGAAGCGGCGCTTGTCGACGACACAGATGACGTGGAGCGTCGCCTCCCGTTCCTCCGCGAGGTCGATGGCCTCGCTCGCCGCCTGACGTGCGTCCTCGCTCCCGTCCGTGGCTAGAAGGATGGTTGCCATACGCTCCGTAGGCGCCAAAACGCATTAACTATTTGTCACTCGGAACGGCGACGAACGGGCATCCGGCACGTATAGGATGACGGACGACCGATACCGTCGCATGAGCCACGCCGAGCGAATCGCGATTCTCGGTGGGACGTTCACGCCGATCCACAACGGCCACCGCGCCCTCTTGCACAAGGCCTTCCAGACGGCGAGCCACGACGGGCCCGGCGACGGACACGTGATTGTCGGCCTCACCTCGACGGAACTCGCTGCGAAGACGCGGAGCGCGGCCCACGCCGAACGCCTCGGCGATTACGAGGACCGGCGGGCGGCGCTCGCGGCCGAACTCGACGATACGGCCGAGCCGTACACGGCCACCTGCGAAATCGTCCAGTTGTCGGATACGGAAGGTCCCGCGGCGACGCGAGCGGACGTGGACGCCCTCGTCGTCTCTCCGGAGGCGAAGGCCCAGCACCGCGCGCACGAACTCAACGCCCACCGACGCGAGGCCGACCTCTCACCGCTGGAGATCCACACGCCACCTTTCGTCGTCGCCGAGGACGGCAACCGGATCAGTAGCACCCGCATCCGAAACGGCGAGATCGACGTGCACGGCCGCCTGCTCGACTGAGACGGATTGTTGTGACTGTTTGCCGGCCGTCGCTGCCCTCTACCCGGTCGCGTTGCTCTCGGGCGCCGCCTCGTAGACGACCTCGACGGTCGTCGTCACGGTGACGGGACCGGATTCGAGGTCGGACGGCGGCGCGGCGGTCGCGACGGGTGTCTCCGTCATCGCTCCGCCAGCGCCGGCGTCGGCGTACCGGGGCACGCCGCGACTGGTCGTCCGGATCACCCGGACCCCGGTGACGGTGAGGTTCGCGTCGGCCGCGAGCGCTCGCGCCTTCGCCCGCGCGTCGGCCATCGCCGCACTCCGGGCGCGCTGTTGAAGCTGGCGACGACGCTCCGTCGAGAGTGTGAAGGATACGTCGTTGATCTCGCTCGCCCCGTTCCGAACGGACGTGTCGATCACCTCACCGACGCGGTCGGGGTCGGTGACCGTGATCTCGAAGTCGTGGGAGGCGCGGTACTGCACGCGAGGTTCGGCGCCCTCCTCGCGAGGCCGGCGCCGATCCTGATAGATGTCGTACCGTCGGGTGGTGATCCGATCCTCCCCGATACCGATCTCGGAGAGCGCGGTGCGCATCCGCGAGGTGTTCTCGGCGAGTCGCTGGCGGGCCGTCGCGGCGTCGGGGCCGACGGCGACGACCGCGACGCGGACGACCGCCTGATTCGGTTCGGCGTCCGCGCTCCCGCTCCCGGCGACCCGGATGGTGCTATCCGAGGCCGGGGTGGCTGGCGTGCGATCCGTCGACTGTCCCGGCGCGTCGGCCGTCGCAGTCGGTGATTCGGTCGGTCCACCCGCACAGCCGGCGAGCACGAGCAAGGCCGCGACGCCGACGGCGGCGAGTACGTGTGTGCGTCGTCGCATAGGTGACGTGTCGGAACGAGAAGATAAGTGCCTCGTGGAAGCACAAACGGGCGTTTGATACTCTCGGCTGTCCGTCCGTGGTGTATCCCGACGCGCCTACCATGGCGGGCAGTGACGGCGACCGGCCGGAGTGATACGGGCTCGGGACAGGGGATTGATACCGCTGGAGAGGGATCGACGTAGCACATGGACACGGAGGCAGAGGGATGCGTCGTCGACCGTCCGACGCGAGCGCGCGACGGGGGGCGCGTCGATGGCCGCTGAGACGGCCCTGCTCGAAGTCGGCGCGATGTTCGCGGCCATCGGCGCCGTCGGCTTCCTCGCTGGCCGACTCGACCTCTCGCCGATCCCGTTTTACATCCTCGTCGGCATCGCCCTGAACGAGTCCGTCCTCGGCGCCGTCGGCCTCCCCGCGGTGTCGAACGGGGAGTTCGTCCAGGTCGGCGCCGAACTCGGCATCGTCTTCCTCCTCTTTTTCCTCGGTCTGGAGTTCAATCTGGACCGCTTGCTCGCGGATCGGACACGGATCGGCACGGCCGGCGTGATCGACCTCGTCGTCAACTTCGGCGTCGGCCTCGGAGTCGGGTGGCTCCTCTTCGGCAGCCTCCTGCCCGCCCTCTTGATCGCCGGTGTGGTGTACATCTCCTCCAGCGCCATCATCACGAAGTCGCTGCTCGACCTGGGCTGGATCGCAAACCCCGAGAGTTCGCCCCTGCTCGGCGTCCTCGTCTTCGAGGACCTCGTCGTCGCCGTCTACCTCGCGGTCGTGACGGCACTGGTTGCCGGCGGCGGCGACGTGGGCGCGGCGGCCCGCGCCATCGGTATCGCGTTCGCGTTCATCCTCTTTCTCCTCGCCATCGTCGCCGCCGGAACGGCGCTGTTCGAACGTCTCCTCGATACGCCCTCCTCGGAGTATTTCATCCTCCGGGCGGTCGGCGTGACGGTCCTGCTGGCGGGCGCGGCGCTCGCCGTCGGCGTCAGCGAGGCCGTCGCCGCCTTCTTCGTCGGCATGGCATTCAGCGCGACGGAGTACGTCCACGATCTGGAGACGGCGCTCTCCTCGATCCGGGACGTCTTCGCCGCGGTCTTTTTCTTCTGGATCGGCCTCGTCACCGACCCGTTCGTGGTCGTCGGGGCCGCCGATGTGATCCTGCTTCTGGTCGTCCTGACGGCCCCAGCGAAACTCCTCAGCGGCTTCTACGGCGGCCGGGCGTACGCCCTCAACGACCGCCGCTCGCTCCGCGTGGGGTTGGCGATGGTCACCCGCGGGGAGTTCTCGCTCATCATCGCCGCCGTCGCACTCTCCGGCGCCGGCAGTACCCTCCCCGTCGAGACGGCCGAGACCATCTACGCCGCCGCGGTGGGCTACGTCCTCGTCATGAGCGCGCTGGGCACGACACTGATGGGGGCGTCCGGCCGCTTCGAGCGGTTCCTCCCCTCCTGACCGACGACACGTTTAACCCCGGACCGCGTAGAGTGAGGATATGCGGGTGTACGAGTCGGAAGTCCCCGGCGTCGGGCGGAAGTTCGAACTCGAACTCACCGGCGGCACGTCGGTCGTCGTCGTCGTCCACCACGACGGCCGGTGTGAACTGTTCCGTCGCGACGGCCCGGACGCCGACGGCGAGAAGATTCTCGATCTGAAGGGCGAGCAAGCCAACCGACTCGGCTCGATCCTCGAAGGCGCGTACTTCGAATCCGTCGACGTGGATTCCCTGTCGGTCCCGCTCGGCGAAGCCATCATCGAGTGGGTCGAAGTGGGCACGGGGTCACCAGTCGCGGGCGAAACGCTCGAATCGTCGGAGATACGGACCGAGACGGGCACGTCGATCATCGCGATCCAGCGCGGGGAGGAGACGGTCTCGAATCCCGACGCCGACACGGAACTCGAACCCGGCGACCTCCTCGTCGCCGTCGGAACCCGAGAGGAACAGGCCGAACTCGCTGCGCTGGTCGAGGGATCGGCGTAGGTCGTGGCCGGGCCGACCGCCGTCGACGATCGCCCCGACGGC
This window encodes:
- a CDS encoding restriction endonuclease, yielding MGPTPDDVLDDLHDIDAYDFERVVADLWRLRGWETTITTGSNDGGVDVVAEKDDPFPRKQLIQAKRYARGNNVGSPDIQQYSSLKQQFGNVDTVVVVTTSDFTERAREVAASLNVKLIAGDQLASLLLDADARDILDEYLDDPRRDEAGDAAQPDTGGGPAAPADLIDGVRRLHRHLENEGDAFANVEFEHEGVTDAHYQINMWDQHNLTGLSEAAAAAAERLADEYGHQIDVRESYPAGEIVTFSSGRAPGDVDVESVARVAVDVLSTVYGVSVADVRRIRVVDT
- a CDS encoding 30S ribosomal protein S3ae → MSERSVSKQKRGKRWYTIFAPEQYDRAELGQTVADEPEKVIGRTIETTLGELTDDAGANNTKLTFKITDVGSDAAYTEFVKHELTRDYLRSLVRRGASKIDATITVLTTDDYRVRVQPVAFTTKKADRSQEQAIRRIMIDIIEDAAAERDFQSFVESAVEGRLSSAIYGDAKTVYPLRRVEIQKLTLEARPEEVAAEEEAAVDVDEEDVAVEE
- a CDS encoding KEOPS complex subunit Pcc1, encoding MKRARVETTHDHAATIAAALRPDNTPSMSTDVSDDVVRTTIERETAGGLQSTVDDYVVNLTVAETVARTAREHDNHE
- a CDS encoding exonuclease RecJ translates to MSTAPATAEDADAGEIADAVSTAPFVRVVAAADGDSLAASGVLVRACRDSAIPFQVRVDAVPDPVPGDEDDLVVGVGTTGGDLALTGPDPASLTAAAVARELGVDPDPLLALAGVATANRPLDAGDAATLLDAARERTTVDRRPGVAVPTTDLADGLAHSMLVSAPVSGDPEAARAALSEFDLSAEPTDDEYRRLASWLAIEATASSARAAEAVERALRPHATPEAAFATIEGFGDALDAVARERPGTGVALAIRDDGLRTAALDAWRAHASAVHGALAEAATGRYDGVFVARVDERDPGRLGTIARLCRDFRSPEPVVLIVGESAAAAAASVDDARLGTALAEAVRTVDAEGSSAGESRRATARFSGTVEVSRFVTAFREAL
- a CDS encoding 30S ribosomal protein S15 — translated: MARMHTRRRGSSGSDKPVADEPPEWSDVDEEAIEERVVELAEQGHDPSVIGMKLRDEGVKGTPIPDVKLATGKKLTEILEEHDADGDLPADLRNLMVRAIRLREHMEANPQDHQNKRALQNTESKIRRLVSYYRGDALDEDFTYSYDVAVELLEE
- a CDS encoding thiamine pyrophosphate-binding protein; amino-acid sequence: MSGGVSDDASKNGAEHVYDALVDAGVDLLVGLPGTQTLPLDRIVTQRDEIDYVMARHETAIPHIAWGHYESGGGMAATLTVPGPGDTNAMHGLKNAFEDCVPMVHISADVDPDDRGRGPIHEIAADTFDNVVKSNQNVGAKDRLDEQVSRGIAIARTPPTGPVRLGIPSSFLDSPVRPQDVRVDPERQSYDIDDEVEETVELLTTAERPVVYVGGGARRSDGGPDVASVLAAALDAPVVASYKGKGVVPEDNERFVGVTGSHLPAGAERILSRSDVVLALGTDFDGVTTDDWSLPMGDRLVHVNVDPADIGDPYPPTIPIVGDVGDVGKRLLAGIRARDQPRTRWDGAALGRRVREEYHEHLADLGVLAADAEPAYTPAVLRTIRERLPRETVVVTGVGGFRLWTKQVFEAYTPETYVTAGSWAGMGVGLPAALGAKLANPDTPVVSLIGDGGLLMCLQELHTAVEYDLDVIAVVFDNADYGIISKSAEFSQPGDRSPFRWDSPDFVTLAEGFGARGTAVSTATEAGDALEAALERTAGPELIDVQITRSEPSVVEAADYESTIALE
- a CDS encoding DsrE family protein; the protein is MGTEHDRRRFLGLAAGASTLTLAGCSTAPGDSGTSSSPTEPDESTDTDTPTSQSMSTVFHFARGPDYQQHALANVANLLDDSSTAVENVVVVANGQGVELLVASESNHPDRVTELLNRGVSFRACENSLAARDIEESALIDGVETVPAGVGELTKLQARDDFAYIETP
- a CDS encoding VIT1/CCC1 transporter family protein; this encodes MVSIQRLLRRLLANEDVVSISRRYFVSNGFDGTLTAIGIVVGAVLSGIPDGATVIKIGLGAAVGLGTSAVWSVWEIERAETRAQILQLERAMLTDLDDTRIQREQHGARFLHAIMSGLGPLIGILIPLTPFLFEGSVFTMTEAGVVAVGLGVGVLGAFGAYMGSISGQRWYVAAARMGVAGLVVAGINVALPG
- a CDS encoding DUF211 domain-containing protein; this encodes MATVRRLVLDVLKPHDPPLVDFADRVAETDGVEGVTVSLIEHDREVQNVEVTLDGAALDVASIEETIEQLGGTIHSVDLVACGEYVVGDRPPSRDR
- a CDS encoding sodium:calcium antiporter is translated as MLVDAVLFLGGLAALVVGADRAVTGAGDLALYYGVSPFFIGVTLISVGTSVPEMVTSVYAAYYGAGDLVVGNIVGSETAQITLAVAIIALIAPFVTERRNVLVYGSAMLLAMIIMLLTLDDGIIVRSEGFLMMLAYVQFIYTLYTNEGGEEIAEEVIEEPAEPEHALPWILGGLALVVVGGQVMVTNGVDLARVVGIPEYLIGLLTGLGTTAPEIVVAGIAAHEGRGGISVGSILGSNITDPVFSLGVGALFFDVRVENVAALWPSLTYMFVASVIVLSLFYWREGIDRRMAIVCLLLYLPTFVVV
- a CDS encoding universal stress protein, translated to MATILLATDGSEDARQAASEAIDLAEEREATLHVICVVDKRRFGDPALSSAELATIYAEDHAELCVADVVAMAADRPVTVEGDTRHGIPHEVILDYAEEVDADTIVVGDRGDHAEHFSGVGRTVRERTDRDVIVVEAGA
- a CDS encoding phosphopantetheine adenylyltransferase, translating into MSHAERIAILGGTFTPIHNGHRALLHKAFQTASHDGPGDGHVIVGLTSTELAAKTRSAAHAERLGDYEDRRAALAAELDDTAEPYTATCEIVQLSDTEGPAATRADVDALVVSPEAKAQHRAHELNAHRREADLSPLEIHTPPFVVAEDGNRISSTRIRNGEIDVHGRLLD